Proteins found in one Nitrosopumilus maritimus SCM1 genomic segment:
- a CDS encoding PHP-associated domain-containing protein → MPINAELHCHNSFSNFHVGHDEPPYDCDITIRDQLERSYRLGLDAIFVTNHNTLDGYRQLLEYKNNHSKFKNIDVFPAEEITTDTGAHVLAYGIHDVISPGLSLEEVIDEVRKQGGVSSAPHPFSLLDALRDSAKKCDMVEVFNSNNVDILSNARATKFALDNNMIQVAGSDSHVLSTLGRCVNVIDSENNLDDILFAMKHGKIEISQTGYAHQAETLDHLRYKINNSKEYLIDYISEHYPNAKWLLTLLLRIYDSNQNSHMWALFYKIAIYLMKRISHKINFQNQDPSFMKDRNLATMFKMAL, encoded by the coding sequence ATGCCAATAAATGCTGAATTACATTGTCATAATTCTTTTTCAAATTTTCATGTAGGTCATGATGAACCTCCTTATGATTGTGATATCACTATACGAGATCAACTTGAGCGATCATATCGTTTGGGATTAGATGCAATTTTTGTTACTAATCATAATACTCTGGATGGATACCGTCAATTGTTAGAATACAAAAATAATCATTCCAAATTCAAAAACATCGATGTTTTTCCGGCAGAAGAAATCACCACTGATACTGGTGCTCATGTTTTAGCTTATGGAATTCATGATGTGATCTCACCTGGCCTTTCTCTTGAGGAAGTAATAGATGAAGTTAGAAAACAAGGTGGAGTGTCGTCTGCTCCTCATCCATTTAGTTTACTTGATGCACTACGTGACAGTGCCAAAAAATGTGACATGGTGGAGGTCTTTAACAGCAATAATGTTGATATTCTATCTAATGCTCGTGCAACAAAATTTGCTTTGGATAATAACATGATTCAAGTTGCAGGGAGTGATTCCCATGTTTTATCAACACTTGGAAGATGTGTCAATGTAATTGATTCTGAAAATAATCTAGATGATATTTTATTTGCTATGAAACATGGGAAAATAGAAATTTCTCAAACAGGTTATGCTCATCAAGCTGAAACACTTGACCATTTGCGATACAAAATTAATAATTCCAAAGAATATTTGATTGATTATATTTCTGAACACTATCCAAATGCAAAATGGCTTTTGACATTGTTATTGAGAATTTACGATTCCAATCAAAATAGTCACATGTGGGCACTTTTTTACAAAATTGCAATTTATTTGATGAAGAGAATTTCTCATAAAATCAATTTCCAGAATCAAGATCCAAGTTTCATGAAAGACAGAAATCTTGCAACCATGTTCAAAATGGCACTGTAA
- a CDS encoding HPF/RaiA family ribosome-associated protein: MTEVPLYITGLSKDDLANQTLFSKFGAALEKVQPVLPDVIEAKIDVKTQNIEGARTHYDVTATIKASKNHLVYTESDWDIIKIADELCRKLERELSKHDDKRQRDSVRKRDVRNL, from the coding sequence ATGACTGAAGTTCCATTATACATTACTGGATTATCAAAAGATGATCTTGCTAACCAAACTCTCTTCTCAAAATTTGGTGCCGCTCTTGAGAAAGTTCAACCAGTACTACCTGATGTTATTGAAGCAAAAATTGATGTCAAGACTCAAAATATTGAAGGTGCTAGAACACATTATGATGTTACTGCTACAATAAAGGCCTCCAAAAATCATCTTGTCTATACTGAATCTGATTGGGATATAATCAAAATTGCTGATGAGTTATGTAGAAAACTTGAACGCGAATTATCTAAACATGATGACAAACGTCAAAGAGACAGTGTTCGAAAAAGAGATGTTAGGAATCTCTAA
- a CDS encoding cysteine synthase family protein, with translation MTTVTDTDVLNRVGNTPLVKLDSLSHDNVDYFAKLEGHNPFGSVKDRAAYWMIKDGEEKGILTKGKSIIIEPTSGNTGIALTGIANLLGYKVEIVIPEKASNETKDIIRNLGAKVFETSDDLCPKVGAGTDQSIALATSIASSRPDTYYSPNQYANEANFKGHYIGTGPEIWRQTEGKVTHFFTGVGTGGTITGIGAFLKEKNPDVKIIGCQPQQNHLIQGWRNFEESAKPDLFLKRENVVDDWVSVDNDEAFSVVKDVFEKDQLLISPSSAAVYACMKKYPIEGDACVVGIFADDGRKFKSVYAKQNVMPEESFENCLKDAKHMSELAY, from the coding sequence ATGACTACTGTAACTGACACAGATGTTTTGAATCGTGTAGGTAACACTCCTCTTGTAAAATTAGATTCCCTTTCACATGATAATGTGGATTATTTTGCAAAATTGGAAGGTCATAATCCATTTGGTTCTGTAAAAGACAGAGCTGCATACTGGATGATAAAAGATGGCGAAGAAAAAGGAATTCTGACAAAAGGTAAGAGCATTATCATAGAACCAACTTCTGGAAATACTGGAATTGCTTTAACTGGAATTGCAAATTTGTTGGGATACAAAGTTGAGATTGTTATTCCTGAAAAGGCAAGTAATGAAACTAAAGATATTATTCGAAATTTGGGCGCCAAAGTCTTTGAAACAAGTGATGATTTATGTCCTAAAGTTGGTGCGGGAACTGATCAAAGTATCGCACTTGCAACTTCTATTGCATCCTCAAGACCTGATACCTATTATTCTCCAAATCAATACGCTAATGAAGCAAACTTCAAAGGTCATTACATTGGAACAGGACCTGAAATTTGGAGACAAACTGAGGGTAAAGTGACTCATTTCTTTACTGGTGTGGGTACTGGTGGAACAATTACTGGTATTGGTGCATTTCTTAAAGAAAAAAACCCTGATGTGAAAATTATTGGATGTCAACCCCAACAAAACCACCTCATTCAAGGATGGAGAAACTTTGAAGAATCTGCAAAACCTGATTTATTTTTGAAGAGAGAAAATGTTGTTGATGATTGGGTTTCTGTTGATAATGACGAAGCATTCTCTGTTGTAAAGGATGTTTTTGAAAAAGATCAACTTTTGATTAGCCCTTCATCTGCTGCAGTCTATGCTTGTATGAAAAAATATCCTATTGAAGGAGATGCATGTGTTGTTGGAATTTTTGCTGATGATGGCCGAAAATTCAAGAGTGTTTATGCTAAACAAAATGTAATGCCTGAAGAAAGTTTTGAAAATTGTCTTAAGGACGCAAAACACATGTCAGAATTAGCATACTAG
- a CDS encoding nitrite/sulfite reductase produces MTVSDLKQSPADSPKHKINWARIEEADNFAKTVKLFRQGKYDEDSFRRFRLQHGAYGTRMTNDYAMVRIKLPAGEIYPHQIEKLSQLSEQYSIGSAHITTRESVQLHWVILEDVSEILRGLADVGMTSREACGNSVRNVMCSPMTGVCPNEEFDSTPYARATAKFFLRNPMSQNLPRKFKFTFTCCEKHGMVRIVDVGLIPQIREIDGTKQKGFKIFLGGGLGNRSFVGHQLEDFTPEEDLLYTSIAVVKIFDRLGDRKNLARNRMRYLVNDMGWEKFQNLVLKERAVVRATQSVITQLDVDHTPDEIKRPIRVSDESGTGTPDGYARWLKTNTETQKQSDYRTAYITLEAGDITSSQLQALADIIRDFSAEGKARAGFVQNIALRYVHEDDLPRLYSKLLEIGLAKSGALTMTAPIGCSGTTSCNLALTNSHRLAKEIQRKFLELKLDEDDDLRDASIKISGCPNSCGQHGIATIGFFGGGARLGKDMYANYQMLLGGRSDGDAMLGQICHRVPAKRVLPVILKIIELFKEHKKPDDTLKSWIHRVATNTEDSEIKTLNDIKKAIDPLTIPPTKEEDPDFYLDYGSDTSYHTKTGKGECAA; encoded by the coding sequence TTGACAGTATCTGATCTTAAACAATCTCCAGCTGATTCTCCTAAACATAAAATCAATTGGGCAAGAATTGAAGAGGCTGATAATTTTGCAAAAACTGTAAAATTATTCCGTCAGGGAAAATACGATGAAGATAGTTTTAGACGATTTAGACTCCAACATGGCGCATATGGTACTAGAATGACTAATGACTATGCTATGGTTAGAATTAAACTCCCTGCAGGTGAAATTTACCCTCATCAAATTGAAAAATTATCTCAATTAAGTGAACAGTATTCTATTGGAAGTGCACATATCACAACCAGAGAAAGTGTTCAATTACACTGGGTAATTCTTGAAGATGTATCTGAAATTCTCCGTGGTCTTGCTGATGTAGGAATGACATCAAGAGAGGCATGTGGAAATAGTGTAAGAAATGTAATGTGTAGTCCTATGACCGGTGTTTGTCCAAATGAGGAATTTGATTCAACTCCATATGCACGTGCTACTGCAAAATTCTTTTTGAGAAACCCTATGAGTCAAAATCTTCCTCGTAAATTCAAATTCACTTTTACATGTTGTGAGAAACATGGAATGGTAAGAATAGTTGATGTTGGGTTAATTCCTCAGATAAGAGAAATAGATGGAACTAAACAAAAGGGATTCAAAATATTTCTTGGTGGTGGATTAGGAAACAGATCATTTGTTGGACATCAATTAGAAGACTTTACTCCTGAAGAAGATTTACTTTACACCTCAATTGCTGTAGTGAAAATATTTGATAGACTTGGTGATAGAAAAAATCTTGCAAGAAATAGAATGCGTTATCTTGTAAATGATATGGGTTGGGAAAAATTCCAAAATCTTGTATTAAAAGAAAGAGCTGTAGTAAGAGCCACTCAATCTGTAATTACACAACTTGATGTTGATCACACTCCTGATGAAATTAAACGCCCAATCAGAGTAAGTGACGAGAGTGGAACTGGAACTCCTGATGGCTATGCAAGATGGCTAAAAACTAACACTGAAACACAAAAACAATCTGATTATAGAACTGCATACATCACACTTGAAGCTGGAGATATTACGTCAAGTCAATTACAAGCATTAGCAGATATTATTCGTGACTTTTCTGCAGAAGGTAAGGCTCGTGCTGGCTTTGTACAAAATATTGCATTACGTTACGTTCATGAAGATGATTTGCCCCGTTTGTATTCTAAACTGCTTGAAATCGGTCTTGCAAAATCAGGTGCCCTTACCATGACTGCTCCTATTGGATGTTCTGGCACAACTTCATGTAATTTGGCATTAACAAATTCACATAGACTGGCTAAAGAAATCCAAAGAAAATTCTTGGAACTAAAACTTGATGAAGATGATGACTTGCGTGATGCTTCTATCAAAATTAGTGGATGTCCAAACTCTTGTGGTCAACATGGAATTGCAACTATAGGATTCTTTGGCGGTGGTGCACGTCTTGGAAAAGACATGTATGCAAATTATCAGATGTTGTTAGGTGGACGTTCTGATGGTGATGCAATGCTGGGACAAATCTGTCACAGAGTTCCTGCAAAAAGAGTGCTTCCTGTAATTTTGAAAATCATAGAGTTGTTTAAAGAACACAAGAAACCAGATGACACTCTAAAGTCTTGGATTCATAGAGTTGCTACAAACACTGAGGATTCTGAAATTAAAACCCTCAATGACATCAAAAAAGCAATTGACCCATTAACAATTCCTCCAACAAAAGAAGAGGATCCTGATTTCTATCTTGATTATGGCAGCGACACTAGTTACCATACTAAAACTGGAAAAGGTGAGTGTGCTGCTTGA
- a CDS encoding universal stress protein yields the protein MVIKTKKILVPLDGSKNSIRGLDMAIHLARQSQGVIVGLSVKSVPGIYAIHPLGFLDFNTSKEMKQILDDAKLRAAKKGIKLISKKLSGDPGYDIARFTNNKKNGIDLVVIGARGRSSAKELFLGSVSNYVLHKSKKPVLVVK from the coding sequence ATGGTGATAAAAACAAAAAAAATCTTAGTTCCTCTAGATGGTTCTAAAAACTCAATTCGTGGTTTAGATATGGCCATTCATTTAGCAAGACAATCTCAGGGTGTAATCGTTGGATTATCTGTAAAATCTGTGCCTGGAATTTATGCTATTCACCCTTTAGGTTTTTTAGATTTTAATACTTCAAAAGAAATGAAACAAATCCTTGATGATGCAAAATTACGCGCAGCAAAAAAAGGAATTAAATTAATTTCAAAAAAATTATCTGGTGATCCTGGATATGATATTGCTAGATTTACAAATAATAAAAAAAATGGAATTGATTTAGTAGTTATCGGTGCTCGTGGAAGAAGTTCTGCAAAAGAGCTTTTTTTGGGCAGTGTTTCAAATTATGTGTTACATAAATCCAAAAAACCGGTACTTGTTGTGAAATGA
- a CDS encoding sulfurtransferase TusA family protein, translating to MSESTEKKLDATGLFCPEPVFRTKIEIERMQVGETLTVSADDPAAEDDISRWVTRQGHELLDMSKNGDVITFQIKKVK from the coding sequence ATGTCCGAATCAACAGAAAAAAAATTAGATGCAACTGGATTATTTTGTCCAGAACCTGTATTCAGAACTAAAATTGAAATTGAAAGGATGCAAGTCGGTGAAACATTAACAGTTTCTGCTGATGATCCTGCAGCTGAAGATGATATCTCTAGATGGGTAACAAGACAAGGTCATGAATTACTTGACATGTCTAAAAATGGAGATGTAATTACATTTCAAATTAAAAAGGTGAAATAA
- the cofE gene encoding coenzyme F420-0:L-glutamate ligase → MEIIPIHIEKEIEPSDDLSELIISSNQIQDGDVIVIAQKIISKQERRLVELSTVKPSLLSEGISSQYQKDPRITELILSESKRIIRMKNGILIVETNDGTICANAGIDESNVKDGFATLLPLDSDKSAKNIREKIFKHTNKDVAVIISDTFGRPFRLGQTNCAIGISGLSPIIDYEGTQDTFGKTLRVTAIAIADELSAASELVMGKTLKTPVAIIRDCSFPKGEQGISELIRAEDEDLFR, encoded by the coding sequence TTGGAAATCATACCTATTCATATTGAAAAAGAGATTGAACCTTCAGATGATCTTTCAGAATTGATCATCTCTTCAAATCAAATCCAAGATGGAGATGTCATAGTAATTGCTCAAAAAATAATTTCAAAACAAGAGAGACGTCTAGTTGAATTGTCTACTGTAAAGCCTTCATTGCTTTCTGAAGGAATTAGTTCACAATATCAAAAAGATCCTCGTATTACTGAATTAATTCTATCTGAATCAAAACGAATCATTCGTATGAAAAATGGAATTTTAATTGTTGAAACAAATGATGGTACAATTTGTGCTAATGCTGGCATTGATGAGAGTAATGTAAAAGATGGATTTGCAACCCTGTTGCCATTGGATTCAGACAAATCTGCCAAAAACATACGTGAAAAAATTTTCAAACATACAAACAAAGATGTTGCAGTGATAATTTCTGATACATTTGGTCGTCCATTTAGATTGGGACAAACAAATTGCGCTATAGGAATTTCAGGATTGTCACCTATAATTGACTATGAGGGAACTCAAGATACATTTGGAAAAACTTTACGTGTTACTGCAATTGCAATTGCTGATGAACTCTCAGCAGCATCTGAATTAGTTATGGGCAAAACATTGAAAACCCCTGTAGCAATAATTCGAGATTGTTCGTTTCCAAAAGGTGAACAAGGAATCAGTGAATTAATCCGTGCGGAAGATGAAGATCTTTTTAGATAA
- the trxB gene encoding thioredoxin-disulfide reductase: MMAADAGSTVLESKDDGPKMPDKKKTKFDVVIIGAGPSGYTAGIYCSRAGYDTLILSGILPGGQLVNTTEVENYPGFENGIMGPDLMIEMRKQCQRMGTTIVDDEAVDVDFRRKPLKVLTASEEYEGRAIIIATGANPRKLGLEGEETFGGKGVSYCATCDGPFFRNQELVVVGGGDSAVEEATFLTKFATTVHLVHRRDELRASKVMQDRAHSNEKIKFHWDSAVVDIKGDQKMQQAVLKNLKTNEESTLDVGGLFVAIGHEPNTKLFKNQIDLDDEGYVVLKNKTHTNVEGVFAAGDVHDRSYRQAITAAGYGCMAAIDVDKYLTESADNQE, from the coding sequence ATGATGGCAGCAGATGCTGGTTCTACAGTTCTAGAATCAAAAGACGACGGTCCAAAAATGCCAGATAAGAAAAAAACAAAATTTGATGTTGTGATTATTGGTGCAGGTCCTTCTGGTTATACAGCTGGAATTTATTGTTCCAGAGCAGGATATGACACCTTAATTTTATCAGGGATATTACCTGGAGGCCAACTTGTCAATACAACTGAAGTTGAGAACTATCCAGGATTTGAAAACGGAATCATGGGTCCAGATTTAATGATAGAAATGAGAAAACAGTGTCAAAGAATGGGAACAACCATTGTAGATGATGAGGCCGTAGATGTAGATTTTAGGCGAAAACCACTCAAAGTGTTGACAGCATCTGAAGAATATGAAGGCCGGGCAATTATTATTGCAACAGGTGCAAATCCCAGAAAACTTGGATTAGAGGGGGAAGAGACTTTTGGAGGAAAAGGAGTATCTTATTGTGCAACATGTGATGGACCATTCTTTAGAAATCAAGAGTTAGTAGTAGTTGGAGGAGGAGATTCTGCAGTAGAAGAAGCAACTTTTCTTACAAAATTTGCAACAACTGTACATTTGGTTCACAGAAGAGATGAGTTACGTGCAAGCAAAGTAATGCAAGACAGAGCACATAGTAATGAAAAAATAAAATTCCATTGGGATTCAGCAGTAGTTGACATTAAAGGTGATCAAAAAATGCAACAAGCAGTTTTAAAAAATCTAAAAACAAATGAAGAATCAACATTAGATGTAGGAGGCCTCTTTGTCGCAATTGGACACGAACCAAATACAAAATTATTCAAAAATCAAATTGATTTAGATGATGAGGGGTATGTTGTACTGAAAAATAAAACACATACAAATGTTGAAGGTGTTTTTGCTGCAGGTGATGTACATGATAGAAGTTACAGACAGGCAATTACAGCTGCAGGTTATGGTTGTATGGCAGCAATTGATGTAGATAAATATCTAACAGAAAGTGCAGATAATCAAGAATGA
- a CDS encoding sulfide-dependent adenosine diphosphate thiazole synthase produces the protein MQEATVAEQSSKIFTDVREVEITQAIANEFHKVLVDRAESDVIIIGAGPAGLTASRELSNLGFKVLVIEQNNYLGGGYWLGGYMMNPVTVREPAQKIWDELGVPYQKVQDGLYLTPGPHAVSKLIAGACDAGVKFLQLTKFDDLVLKNGRVAGIVVNWMPVSALPRNITCVDPVAFEAKIIIDASGHDSVAVKRLVDRGLAEWKGMEPMFVNDGEEHVVHKTGEIYPGLIAAGMSVTETHGLARMGPTFGSMLYSGKRAAEIAAEKIKELER, from the coding sequence ATGCAAGAAGCAACTGTAGCAGAACAATCATCAAAAATATTTACTGACGTACGTGAAGTTGAAATTACACAAGCAATAGCAAATGAATTTCACAAAGTTCTAGTTGATAGAGCAGAGTCAGATGTAATCATTATCGGTGCAGGTCCAGCAGGACTTACTGCAAGTAGAGAACTTTCAAACTTGGGTTTCAAAGTTTTAGTTATTGAACAAAACAACTACCTAGGGGGAGGATATTGGTTAGGGGGTTATATGATGAACCCAGTTACAGTTAGAGAACCTGCACAAAAAATTTGGGACGAATTAGGTGTTCCATATCAAAAAGTACAAGATGGTTTGTATTTGACACCAGGTCCACATGCAGTTTCAAAATTAATTGCAGGTGCATGTGATGCAGGTGTAAAATTCTTACAACTAACAAAGTTTGATGACTTGGTTCTAAAGAACGGAAGAGTTGCAGGAATTGTTGTTAACTGGATGCCAGTTTCAGCATTACCACGTAACATTACATGTGTTGATCCAGTTGCATTTGAAGCAAAAATAATCATCGATGCATCAGGACACGATTCTGTTGCAGTAAAAAGACTAGTCGACAGAGGTTTAGCCGAGTGGAAAGGAATGGAACCAATGTTTGTAAATGACGGTGAAGAACATGTTGTTCACAAAACAGGTGAAATTTACCCAGGACTAATCGCAGCAGGAATGTCAGTCACAGAAACTCACGGATTAGCAAGAATGGGACCAACATTTGGTTCAATGTTATACTCTGGAAAGAGAGCAGCAGAGATTGCAGCTGAGAAAATCAAAGAGTTAGAAAGATAA
- the serB gene encoding phosphoserine phosphatase SerB, protein MLVIFDVEGVLYDEEYLPILAEKLNKQDEIWAITKQGIQGKINWEEGLRTRVAALKGLDEKTCQEVSDALPIMTGAKEACRALKAAGWKLMAVSGGFTLMMERLKDELGLDYVYSNELIFKDGKLDGVKINVDSDKSKSARIKIEEWGEKKENIVCVVDGANDVKLFDICGLGIAYRAQDLVKDLATTTLEEKDLSKILDIINKHYKLELESPTPA, encoded by the coding sequence TTGCTAGTAATTTTTGATGTTGAAGGTGTTTTGTATGATGAAGAATATCTTCCAATCCTTGCAGAGAAACTCAATAAACAAGATGAGATTTGGGCAATTACAAAACAAGGAATTCAAGGAAAAATTAACTGGGAAGAAGGACTTCGAACTAGAGTTGCTGCTCTAAAGGGCCTTGATGAAAAAACATGTCAAGAAGTTTCTGATGCATTACCCATTATGACTGGTGCAAAAGAAGCATGTAGAGCATTAAAAGCTGCTGGTTGGAAGTTGATGGCTGTTTCAGGCGGATTTACACTGATGATGGAGAGATTAAAAGACGAATTGGGATTAGATTATGTTTATTCCAATGAATTAATTTTCAAAGACGGAAAACTGGATGGCGTAAAAATCAATGTTGATTCAGACAAATCAAAATCTGCACGAATTAAAATTGAAGAATGGGGAGAAAAGAAAGAGAATATTGTATGTGTTGTAGATGGCGCAAACGATGTAAAATTATTTGATATTTGTGGATTGGGAATCGCATATCGTGCACAAGACTTGGTAAAAGATTTGGCAACCACAACTCTGGAAGAAAAGGATCTTTCAAAAATTTTGGATATTATTAACAAACATTACAAATTAGAATTAGAATCTCCAACTCCTGCATAA
- a CDS encoding malate dehydrogenase yields the protein MCLISIVGTGRVGASIAFLCVSNGLDDVLLVNTTKEKAIGESLDVASAIPANSKFSIRGTDDYSELIGSDIVIIAASVGIYTKHRAENIDHQVAMIKNIAKKIKKYCPSAIVLLVSNPLDVLTYFFQKTTGFSRFKVIGIASSLDTSRFRYYISETLSVPQSSVSNALVLGEHGDSMVPIFSGVSVGDNPLFSMIDSRDTITDNVRNYWRTLRNFKSRSQFGIAKNVFDVVDAIRNKKEISIPASVVLDGEYDEHDVAMGIPVIINQNGVSEIQKIKLDDTESSSLKKSAEKIRSDIKSVHD from the coding sequence ATGTGTTTGATTTCAATTGTAGGTACTGGTAGGGTTGGTGCATCTATTGCATTTCTTTGTGTATCAAATGGCTTAGATGATGTATTGTTGGTAAACACTACTAAAGAGAAAGCCATTGGTGAATCTCTAGATGTGGCAAGTGCAATTCCTGCAAATTCTAAATTTTCTATTCGTGGAACTGATGATTATTCTGAATTAATAGGATCTGATATTGTTATTATTGCAGCAAGTGTTGGTATCTATACCAAACACCGTGCTGAGAACATTGATCATCAAGTGGCAATGATAAAAAACATTGCAAAAAAAATTAAAAAATATTGCCCTTCTGCAATTGTTTTATTAGTTTCAAATCCTCTTGATGTTTTAACTTACTTTTTTCAAAAAACAACTGGTTTTTCTAGATTCAAAGTAATTGGTATTGCATCTAGTCTTGATACAAGTAGATTTCGTTATTATATTTCTGAAACATTATCTGTTCCACAATCTTCAGTTTCAAATGCCCTTGTTTTAGGTGAACATGGTGATTCTATGGTTCCGATCTTTTCTGGTGTTTCTGTTGGTGATAACCCTCTCTTCTCTATGATTGATAGTCGTGATACCATCACTGACAATGTACGAAATTATTGGAGAACTTTGAGAAATTTTAAGAGCAGATCTCAATTTGGTATTGCCAAAAATGTATTTGATGTAGTTGATGCTATTCGAAATAAAAAAGAAATCTCTATTCCTGCTTCAGTTGTTCTTGATGGTGAATATGATGAACACGATGTTGCGATGGGTATACCAGTAATAATTAATCAAAATGGGGTATCTGAAATACAAAAAATTAAACTTGATGATACTGAATCTTCTTCTCTCAAAAAGTCAGCTGAAAAAATTCGTAGTGACATTAAATCTGTTCATGATTGA
- a CDS encoding cyclic nucleotide-binding/CBS domain-containing protein: MENTFVNQIMSKNVLTVKVSETLEEVAKKMKEENVGCVIVVDKIATLGIVTERDFVTKIVAERKTPHTKIFEVMSSPLITIKSESTIWEAAEIMKEKSIHKLPVIEDEEIVGIITTTDIVRISSVGSDSQMRKICDQILMRMKDD, translated from the coding sequence GTGGAAAATACATTTGTAAATCAAATAATGAGTAAAAACGTTCTAACGGTAAAAGTGTCAGAAACATTAGAAGAAGTAGCAAAAAAAATGAAAGAAGAAAATGTAGGATGTGTTATTGTTGTAGATAAAATTGCAACTTTAGGAATAGTAACAGAAAGAGATTTTGTTACAAAAATTGTTGCAGAAAGAAAAACTCCACATACTAAGATTTTTGAAGTAATGTCATCACCACTAATTACAATAAAATCAGAGAGTACAATTTGGGAAGCAGCAGAAATTATGAAAGAAAAATCAATACATAAGCTACCAGTTATAGAAGATGAGGAAATTGTAGGGATCATTACCACCACAGATATTGTAAGAATTTCTAGTGTGGGATCTGATTCTCAAATGCGCAAAATATGTGACCAGATTCTTATGAGAATGAAAGATGATTAA
- a CDS encoding DUF6775 family putative metallopeptidase produces MKTSKIIIYDEPTVPEIQINNIEKFLKETFHVEIEIRKNFFENTNEKLFQEIATTRIYELKKPFSSHIPTESEIQMEKENTDNSQNEEKILYDGFEFQKRISKFIPADEGNQDILNIIFTNKLTCTFDESDFRYHARALIGTNPTIISTTGIIEAPAKPKEYYLELMTNFTKENTEKIKEKYKGEFLEYNDPRLSEVAESYLLQAIMYYETGDAFCEDKECRLYNAHWQKELLYAQTNKKFCKKHEESFEKIINQS; encoded by the coding sequence GTGAAAACAAGTAAAATTATCATTTATGACGAACCTACAGTTCCAGAAATTCAAATAAACAACATAGAGAAATTTCTTAAAGAAACATTTCATGTGGAGATAGAAATCCGAAAAAACTTTTTTGAAAACACAAATGAAAAATTATTTCAAGAAATTGCCACTACAAGAATTTATGAATTAAAAAAACCATTTTCAAGTCACATTCCAACAGAATCAGAAATACAAATGGAAAAAGAAAATACAGATAATTCACAAAATGAAGAAAAGATTCTTTATGATGGATTTGAATTTCAGAAAAGAATTTCAAAATTTATTCCTGCAGATGAAGGCAATCAAGATATTCTAAACATAATTTTTACAAACAAACTAACATGTACATTTGATGAAAGTGACTTTAGATATCATGCAAGGGCATTAATTGGAACAAATCCCACAATAATTTCAACGACAGGAATAATTGAAGCACCTGCAAAACCTAAAGAGTACTATTTGGAATTAATGACAAACTTTACCAAAGAAAATACAGAAAAAATCAAAGAGAAATACAAGGGAGAATTTTTAGAGTATAACGATCCAAGACTATCAGAAGTTGCAGAGAGTTATCTGTTACAAGCTATTATGTATTATGAAACAGGAGATGCATTTTGCGAAGACAAAGAATGTAGGTTGTATAATGCACACTGGCAAAAAGAACTACTTTACGCACAAACAAACAAGAAATTTTGTAAAAAGCATGAAGAGAGTTTTGAAAAAATAATCAATCAATCATGA